In the Glycine max cultivar Williams 82 chromosome 19, Glycine_max_v4.0, whole genome shotgun sequence genome, gtttctttttggtGGAATACATATATAAGTTCTGATGATGAAGGTATATATATGcacacataaatatatataatataattataatacataTGTGTAGGTGCACCGTCTGATAGAGGAGTGTATCCTATTCAACATGAGCAAAGAAGAGTGCATGGAAGCTCTTTCCAAACATGCAAATATCAAGCCTGTTATTACCTCCACCGGTAAGGTCATTTGATTAATTTCACTCTCCTTTTGctcatggaaaaaaataattaattaatttaattcgtTCACTGTTATTATGACCACTTTAGCTTCGctccaaattaattaatcagcTTATTATAGCCTGGAGACAACCACCAACCACTATCGGCCCGGCCGGtatatactaaaataattaacGTATTGATAATGGTGTACATCTGCGTCTGAATACcaaaacttttgaaaaatatgtACACATGTTGTATATACTTCATACTTGATGTTGTTAAAGTAATGTGTTGTCaatgttttctctctctctctctttttttattctatctgTGAATGACACACGTGCATGCATGTGATCGCGCGAGCAGTTTGGAAGGAGTTAGAGAAGGAGAACAAGGAGTTCTTCGAGGCATACACGAGGAGCAGAGCAGAGAGAGCTTCGGAGAGAG is a window encoding:
- the LOC100785268 gene encoding uncharacterized protein, translated to MEDSSSSAAYIRLVHRLIEECILFNMSKEECMEALSKHANIKPVITSTVWKELEKENKEFFEAYTRSRAERASERETRQRIQSVVSDSSKERI